CCTGCTCGGTGGCGTGGCGGCTGCGGCGATGCAGAGCATCATTTCCAACGCCACCGATGCAACCCATCAGGGCCAGACCATGGGCGCCATTTCGTCGCTGAACAGCCTGATGGCGGTGTGCGCGCCCATCGTCGCGCTGGAGTTGCTGCGCTGGGTGTCGCACCGCCCGGCGGGCGATCTGCTCATCGGTCTGCCCTTTTTCACCTGTGCCGCGCTCCAGGCGCTGGCCATGTTCATCACGCTGCGCTTCTTCCGCCGCCAGGCGGCCGCCGCCCAGCCTGCCTGAAAGTCCTGCCATGCAACACGACAAGGTCCTCATCCTCGACTTCGGCTCCCAGGTCACCCAGCTCATCGCCCGCCGGGTGCGTGATGCGTCGGTCTATTGCGAAATCCATCCGAATGACGTGTCGGACGACTTCATCAAGGCCTTCGCGCCCAAGGCCATCATCCTCAGCGGCAGCCACGCCTCCACCTATGAAGACCACGAACTGCGTGCGCCGCAGGCCGTGTGGGACGCCGGCGTGCCGGTGCTGGGCATCTGCTATGGCATGCAGACCATGGCGGTGCAGCTCGGTGGCAAGGTCGAATGGAGCGACCACCGCGAGTTCGGCTATGCCGAGGTGCGCGCCCGCGGCCACACCAAGCTGCTAGAGGGCATTGAGGATTTCCGCTCGCCCGACGGCCGCGGCATGCTCAAGGTCTGGATGAGCCATGGCGACAAGGTCACGGCCCTGCCGCCGGGTTTCCGCTTGATGGCGTCGACGCCGAGCTGCCCGATCGCCGGCATGGCCGATGAGGTGCGTGGCTTCTATGCCGTGCAATTCCACCCCGAGGTCACGCACACGCTGCAGGGCGCGGCCATGCTGTCGCGCTTCGTCCGTGACATCGCCGGCTGCCGGGGCGACTGGCAGATGGGCAGCTACATCGACGAGGCCGTGGCGCGCATCCGCGAGCAGGTCGGTGACGAAGAGGTCATCCTCGGCCTGTCGGGCGGCGTGGACTCCAGCGTCGCCGCCGCACTGATCCACCGTGCCATTGGCGACCAGCTCACCTGCGTGTTCGTCGACCATGGCCTGCTGCGGCTGAACGAAGGCGACATGGTGATGGAGATGTTCGCCGGCAAGCTGCACGCCAAGGTCATCCGCGTCGACGCCAGCGAGCTCTTCCTCGGTGAACTCGCCGGCGTGACCGACCCCGAGCAGAAGCGCAAGATCATCGGCCGCCTGTTCGTCGACGTGTTCAAGGCCGAGGCCGCCAAGCTCAAGGCAGGCGACGCCGGCCACAAGGGCGCGACCTTCCTCGCGCAAGGCACCATCTACCCGGACGTGGTGGAGAGCGGCGGCACGCTGGGCGTGGCCCTG
The Candidatus Neomarinimicrobiota bacterium DNA segment above includes these coding regions:
- the guaA gene encoding glutamine-hydrolyzing GMP synthase; the encoded protein is MQHDKVLILDFGSQVTQLIARRVRDASVYCEIHPNDVSDDFIKAFAPKAIILSGSHASTYEDHELRAPQAVWDAGVPVLGICYGMQTMAVQLGGKVEWSDHREFGYAEVRARGHTKLLEGIEDFRSPDGRGMLKVWMSHGDKVTALPPGFRLMASTPSCPIAGMADEVRGFYAVQFHPEVTHTLQGAAMLSRFVRDIAGCRGDWQMGSYIDEAVARIREQVGDEEVILGLSGGVDSSVAAALIHRAIGDQLTCVFVDHGLLRLNEGDMVMEMFAGKLHAKVIRVDASELFLGELAGVTDPEQKRKIIGRLFVDVFKAEAAKLKAGDAGHKGATFLAQGTIYPDVVESGGTLGVALGLPPEMVYRHPFPGPGLGVRILGEVKKTYADLLRRADAIFIEELRNTIDPATGKTWYDLTSQAFAVFLPVKSVGVMGDGRTYDYVVALRAVQTSD